A portion of the Thunnus maccoyii chromosome 20, fThuMac1.1, whole genome shotgun sequence genome contains these proteins:
- the LOC121886373 gene encoding cerebellar degeneration-related protein 2-like, with translation MLSSGRMEEFVTEEEEPWYDQQDLEQDLHLAAELGKTLLERNKELEDSLQQMYITNEEQVQEIEYLSKQLEVLRDMNEQHAKVYEQLDGTARELERTNHTLVIDSKASQQKIESLTGTIETLQNQVESLSGQVEQLRSMEQLRVKREKRERRKTIHSFPCLRELCTAPRYEDEFVVGRAESFTVDVKRQPFEEENQHLREAVSALRAAIRTERGRREGVERECNLLLSEFSRLQTRVQDAESCQARVRELEVELQELQQLRRARTFLLGSEDDGVTLTQTVLNSTPETDTFLEVEVGETGGGVREETEGGGGVGGENLPESSPVRKSCSDTALNAIVARDASGRRRGSYALHANSVRKRGMSILREVDEQYHALLEKYEELLGKCRRHEESLCHAGVQTSRPVSRDPSMKDCAMGSTPAPPPTPTQSPSTPEAIESISKQVEAVDKRLGQNTPEYKALFKEIFSRIQKTKMDIKATKAAKASKSGKSGKSGKSSKQ, from the exons ACCTCCACTTGGCTGCAGAGCTGGGAAAGACTTTGCTGGAGAGAAACAAGGAGCTGGAGGACTCCCTGCAGCAGATGTACATTACTAATGAAGAGCAAGTGCAAGAGATTGAG TACCTTTCGAAACAGCTGGAGGTCCTTCGGGACATGAACGAACAGCATGCCAAAGTCTACGAGCAGCTGGACGGTACTGCCAGGGAGCTGGAGCGCACCAACCACACACTGGTGATCGACAGCAAGGCCTCACAGCAAAAGATAGAGAG CTTGACCGGGACCATTGAGACTTTGCAGAACCAGGTGGAGTCTCTCTCAGGGCAGGTGGAGCAGCTTCGCTCCATGGAGCAGCTCCGAGTcaagagggagaagagggaaCGACGCAAGACCATCCACTCCTTCCCCTGCCTGAGGGAGCTTTGCACAGCACCCAG GTACGAGGATGAGTTTGTAGTGGGCAGGGCCGAGAGCTTTACCGTGGATGTGAAGCGTCAACCTTTTGAAGAGGAGAACCAGCATCTGAGGGAGGCTGTGTCAGCCCTGCGAGCAGCTATCCGGACTGAAAGGGGGCGTAGAGAGGGTGTGGAGAGGGAGTGCAACCTGCTCCTTTCAGAATTCTCCCGCCTGCAGACACGAGTGCAG GATGCTGAGAGCTGCCAGGCAAGGGTGCGGGAGTTGGAGGTGGAGCtacaggagctgcagcagctacGCCGCGCCCGGACATTCCTCCTGGGCAGCGAGGATGACGGCGTGACTCTTACCCAGACTGTCCTCAATAGCACCCCGGAGACCGACACTTTCCTGGAGGTGGAGGTCGGGGAGACGGGAGGAGGCGTGAGGGAGGAGACCGAGGGCGGAGGTGGTGTGGGAGGGGAGAATCTCCCTGAGTCCAGCCCTGTGAGGAAAAGTTGCAGCGACACAGCGCTCAACGCTATAGTGGCGCGGGACGCATCCGGCCGCAGGAGAGGGAGCTATGCTCTTCACGCCAACAGCGTGAGGAAGAGAGGCATGTCCATCCTCAGGGAGGTGGATGAGCAGTACCACGCCTTACTGGAGAAATATGAGGAGTTGTTGGGGAAGTGCAGGCGCCACGAGGAGAGCCTGTGTCACGCTGGTGTCCAGACTTCCCGACCCGTCTCCCGAGACCCGTCCATGAAAGACTGCGCCATGGGCTCGACACCAGCACCCCCCCCTACCCCAACCCAGTCTCCCTCCACTCCCGAGGCCATTGAGAGTATCAGCAAGCAGGTGGAGGCGGTAGATAAGCGGCTGGGACAGAACACTCCAGAGTACAAAGCCCTTTTTAAGGAGATCTTCTCTCGTATCCAAAAGACCAAGATGGACATCAAAGCTACCAAAGCTGCTAAAGCTAGCAAGTCTGGCAAATCTGGCAAATCTGGCAAATCTAGTAAACAGTAA